A segment of the Arachis hypogaea cultivar Tifrunner chromosome 5, arahy.Tifrunner.gnm2.J5K5, whole genome shotgun sequence genome:
GGATTGTCGAAGAGGACGGTACTACCTACCGCAAggtttcttcttctacttctctctcCCTCTCAGATCTACTTGCTCTTTCTTGCTTGCTTTGTTGATCCGCTTTCTAATCTTGCTAAAAAGTTGATTTGATCCTGGAGGCTTGCGATCTAACTAGTTTTTGTAGTGTTAATCTGAGATCAGGTGTCATTGTGATAGTTCTAGATGATTGATTATGTTCCGTTAGTTTCACCCTAGAAATCTTGATTGAGATCTGTGTTTTGATGACAGGGATGCAAGAGGCCGCAAGGTGAGATTGGAGGAACTCCAGCGAACATGAGTGGTTGTTCTTCACTACAGCCAAGCCCACAGTCATCAGCGTTCCCAAGCCCTGTTCCTTCCTACCATGCTAGCCCAACTTCCTCATCATTCCCCAGCCCCTCTCGCATTGATCCCAACCTTCAAAATCCCTCTTCATTCCTCCTACCATTCATTCATAACATCACCTCCATCCCCACAAACCTTCCTCCTCTTAGAATATCCAATAGTGCCCCTGTTACCCCTCCTCTTTCTTCCCCAACCTCCAGGGGTTCTAAAAGGAAGGCGGATTTCGAATCCCTCTCCAATGTCTCCTCTCTTAATTCGTTCCGCCATCCTCTCTTCGCGGTATCCGCCCCATCCAGCCCCTCCCGCCGCCACCAATTGGCTACTTCCACCATTCCTGAGTGTGATGAATCTGATGCTTCCACCGTGGACTCCGGTCGCTGGGTTAGTTTTCAGACAACGACTGCCTCGGCTGC
Coding sequences within it:
- the LOC112800664 gene encoding protein BZR1 homolog 1 — encoded protein: MTGGGSSGRLPTWKERENNKRRERRRRAIAAKIYAGLRAQGNYKLPKHCDNNEVLKALCAEAGWIVEEDGTTYRKGCKRPQGEIGGTPANMSGCSSLQPSPQSSAFPSPVPSYHASPTSSSFPSPSRIDPNLQNPSSFLLPFIHNITSIPTNLPPLRISNSAPVTPPLSSPTSRGSKRKADFESLSNVSSLNSFRHPLFAVSAPSSPSRRHQLATSTIPECDESDASTVDSGRWVSFQTTTASAAPPSPTFNLVKPAMQQITPQDSMDMNEGMQWGQAAERGRPSDFDFENGRVKPWEGERIHEVGVDELELTLGCGKA